From Candidatus Binatia bacterium, a single genomic window includes:
- a CDS encoding sigma-54 dependent transcriptional regulator — protein MEQLSSLLVEVWREAGRHTDIATSTAAIAALVAERIPADHMSVLAIDWAGARILHRASGLGDSGRLPAVERTLEPRETAALRAWADSRSILPRGGNGADSRDTAVAAILFPSSPAASWMAGALHGEDGPTGAMLVRARRGSPLHAQHRQMFEALLEPVSAALESDRRYHELAALREAAEADKRSALARLGREDLRDTIIGADAGLGPVMERVALVARLDVPVLLLGETGTGKEVIARTIHEASSRGRAPFIRVNCGAIPAELIDSELFGHEKGAFTGATSSRRGWFERADNGTLLLDEVGDLPPPAQVRLLRVLQEGSFERVGGERSVNVDVRIIASTHRDLPAMVQNGEFRQDLWYRVAGFPIVLPPLRERRDDTPALAAHFAARAARHFGLRPTRLTAEDIALLTSYDWPGNVRELISVIDRAAILGDGNRLEVAAALGLPDRSLHHRPGSNTAPARVRASTVASGAANSALDEAMRKHIESALATCRGRIEGRGGAAELLDINPHTLRARMRKLGIDWSRYRGGR, from the coding sequence ATGGAACAGCTTTCGAGTCTCCTCGTGGAGGTCTGGCGCGAAGCCGGTCGCCACACCGACATCGCGACTTCCACCGCCGCCATTGCGGCGCTCGTTGCCGAGCGCATTCCCGCCGACCATATGAGCGTGCTCGCGATCGACTGGGCAGGCGCGCGCATCCTGCATCGCGCGTCGGGTCTCGGCGACAGCGGCCGGCTGCCTGCCGTCGAGCGCACGCTCGAGCCTCGGGAGACGGCGGCCCTGCGCGCGTGGGCGGACAGCAGAAGCATTCTTCCTCGCGGCGGCAACGGCGCAGATTCCCGCGATACCGCCGTTGCTGCGATCCTGTTTCCATCGTCTCCAGCCGCAAGCTGGATGGCGGGCGCGCTGCACGGTGAGGACGGACCGACCGGTGCGATGCTGGTTCGTGCCCGCCGCGGATCTCCGTTGCACGCGCAGCACAGGCAGATGTTCGAAGCGTTGCTCGAGCCCGTGTCGGCGGCGCTCGAAAGCGACCGCCGTTACCACGAGCTCGCCGCGCTTCGCGAGGCGGCCGAGGCCGACAAGCGCTCGGCGCTGGCCCGGCTCGGCCGTGAAGACCTGCGCGACACGATCATCGGAGCCGACGCCGGACTCGGTCCGGTGATGGAACGAGTCGCGCTGGTGGCGCGCCTCGATGTGCCCGTTCTTCTTCTCGGAGAAACCGGCACCGGCAAGGAAGTCATCGCGCGCACGATCCATGAAGCGTCTTCCCGCGGCCGCGCGCCTTTCATCCGCGTCAACTGCGGAGCGATCCCTGCCGAGCTGATCGATTCGGAGCTGTTCGGGCACGAAAAAGGCGCCTTTACCGGCGCAACCTCGTCGCGACGGGGCTGGTTCGAACGTGCCGACAACGGGACCCTGCTGCTCGACGAAGTCGGCGACCTTCCGCCGCCGGCCCAGGTGCGCCTTTTGCGCGTGCTCCAGGAGGGAAGCTTCGAACGCGTGGGCGGAGAGCGAAGCGTCAACGTCGACGTGCGCATCATCGCATCGACGCATCGCGACCTTCCTGCAATGGTGCAGAATGGGGAATTCCGCCAGGATCTCTGGTACCGCGTCGCCGGATTTCCGATCGTGCTGCCGCCGCTGCGCGAGCGTCGCGACGATACGCCGGCGCTGGCCGCGCACTTCGCGGCGCGGGCGGCGAGGCACTTCGGCCTGCGACCGACGCGGCTGACGGCCGAGGACATCGCGCTCCTGACGAGCTACGACTGGCCCGGCAACGTGCGCGAGCTGATCTCGGTGATCGATCGCGCCGCAATTCTCGGCGACGGCAACCGCCTCGAGGTAGCCGCGGCACTCGGCCTGCCCGACCGTTCGTTGCACCACCGTCCGGGATCGAACACTGCGCCGGCGCGCGTTCGCGCATCGACGGTGGCAAGCGGCGCAGCCAACTCGGCGTTGGACGAGGCGATGCGCAAGCACATCGAATCGGCGCTGGCCACTTGTCGCGGGCGCATCGAAGGACGCGGCGGGGCCGCCGAGCTGCTCGACATCAACCCGCACACACTTCGCGCGCGCATGCGAAAACTCGGCATCGACTGGTCGCGGTATCGCGGCGGGCGCTGA
- a CDS encoding porin — MKAIRIVAAAAALAALGAGVAHAGAAAGNPSQAELLQRIEQLEAEVKELKKDARKLEASDDTRASSKPVAGYKDGFFLATEDGRYKLNVDGYVQADSRWSVDNGDDPSVDQFSIRRARLDIRGTLADRFDFRFQPDFAGSQVVLQDAYLDGRFAPWAVTRLGKFKTPFGLEQLQADSNRVFLESSLVDNLTPNRDVGAQLYGDFQHGAFTYQLAVLNGVPDGTSGDTDFNDAVDVAARVFALPLRNTTVVPLRGLGLGVAATAGREQGTASSPQLPSFRTSSRNTYFKYSADSPSTSAATTVANGDHWRVMPQGYYYYGPFGSMFEYGVSNQELLKGATKGDTQNTAWQLRAQWLLTGEAATYDVLVPSHDFNFGHGGWGAWEVALRYAELHVDGDTFTKGFADPTKSVSQIDSITAGLNWYLNRNIKLMFDYEHSTFDKGSKTGDRDPEDVFLTRAQFWF; from the coding sequence ATGAAAGCCATTCGTATCGTCGCGGCCGCCGCGGCGCTGGCCGCGCTCGGCGCGGGCGTCGCACACGCCGGTGCCGCTGCCGGCAACCCGAGCCAGGCCGAGCTGCTCCAGAGGATCGAGCAGCTCGAAGCCGAAGTGAAAGAGCTCAAGAAGGACGCGCGCAAGCTCGAAGCCTCCGATGATACGCGCGCGAGCAGCAAGCCGGTTGCCGGTTACAAGGACGGTTTCTTCCTCGCGACCGAGGACGGGCGTTACAAGCTCAACGTCGACGGTTACGTGCAGGCCGACAGCCGCTGGTCGGTCGACAACGGCGACGACCCCAGCGTCGACCAGTTTTCGATCCGTCGTGCGCGCCTCGACATCCGCGGCACTCTCGCCGACCGTTTCGATTTCCGGTTCCAGCCGGATTTTGCCGGCAGCCAGGTCGTGCTCCAGGATGCGTACCTCGACGGCAGGTTTGCGCCGTGGGCGGTCACGCGTTTGGGCAAGTTCAAGACGCCCTTCGGCCTGGAGCAACTGCAGGCCGATTCGAACCGGGTCTTCCTGGAGTCTTCGCTGGTGGACAACCTGACGCCCAATCGCGACGTGGGCGCCCAGCTTTACGGGGATTTCCAGCACGGCGCGTTCACGTACCAGCTCGCGGTTCTCAACGGCGTTCCCGACGGAACCAGCGGCGACACGGACTTCAACGATGCCGTCGATGTCGCGGCCAGGGTTTTCGCGCTGCCGCTGCGCAATACCACCGTCGTTCCGCTTCGCGGGCTCGGCCTCGGCGTGGCGGCGACCGCAGGTCGCGAGCAAGGCACGGCATCCTCGCCGCAGCTTCCGTCGTTCAGGACGTCGTCGCGCAACACGTACTTCAAGTACTCGGCCGATAGCCCCTCGACGTCGGCCGCAACGACCGTTGCCAACGGCGATCACTGGCGCGTCATGCCACAGGGGTACTACTACTACGGGCCCTTCGGCTCGATGTTCGAGTACGGCGTCTCCAACCAGGAGCTCTTGAAGGGAGCCACGAAAGGCGACACGCAGAATACCGCGTGGCAGCTTCGCGCCCAGTGGCTGCTCACCGGCGAAGCGGCGACGTACGACGTGCTCGTCCCCAGCCATGACTTCAACTTCGGGCACGGTGGATGGGGAGCCTGGGAAGTTGCGCTGCGGTACGCCGAGCTGCACGTGGACGGCGATACCTTCACGAAGGGCTTCGCCGATCCCACGAAGTCGGTGAGCCAGATCGACTCGATTACGGCGGGACTGAACTGGTACCTCAATCGCAACATCAAGCTGATGTTCGACTACGAGCACTCGACGTTCGACAAGGGATCCAAGACGGGCGACCGGGATCCCGAAGACGTGTTCCTGACTCGCGCCCAGTTCTGGTTCTGA
- a CDS encoding alpha/beta hydrolase, with protein MRSIEDPSRQNAPDSATISRRSGFVTAAGGARIYFEACGSGPALVLVHGLGGNHAVWFHQVAHFASSHLVVTLSQRGFAPSTGNQDRYSVDTVVADLEAVMDEAGIAEATVVGQSMGGWTALGLALRAPGRVTRLVLADTAGGISDEKIHGHMRAIGAAAAAAGAAPLPLGVHPALSQGFSRRNLALACLYQSLSTFGSPPVATITPQLAAARVEPASLRALRMPTLFLVGSEDQLFPPDLLRHASVLVPGARVTEIPDAGHSPYIENPGAWNRALEEFLAERG; from the coding sequence ATGCGCTCTATCGAAGATCCTTCACGTCAGAACGCGCCAGACAGCGCGACCATCTCTCGTCGCAGCGGATTTGTCACGGCCGCAGGTGGCGCCCGCATCTACTTCGAAGCGTGCGGCTCGGGTCCTGCGCTGGTGCTCGTGCACGGTCTCGGCGGAAACCATGCTGTCTGGTTCCACCAGGTCGCGCACTTCGCTTCCAGCCACTTGGTCGTGACGCTGAGCCAGCGCGGCTTCGCACCGTCGACCGGCAACCAGGACCGGTACTCGGTCGATACCGTCGTCGCCGATCTCGAAGCGGTGATGGACGAAGCGGGCATCGCGGAGGCCACCGTTGTCGGCCAATCGATGGGAGGCTGGACGGCGCTCGGCCTCGCGCTGCGCGCCCCTGGCAGGGTGACGCGCCTGGTGCTTGCCGACACCGCTGGCGGCATCAGCGACGAGAAGATCCACGGCCACATGCGCGCAATCGGTGCCGCTGCAGCGGCAGCAGGGGCCGCGCCGCTGCCGCTCGGAGTGCACCCCGCGCTCTCGCAGGGTTTTTCCAGGCGAAACCTTGCCCTTGCGTGCCTCTACCAGTCGCTCTCGACGTTTGGATCGCCGCCCGTCGCGACGATCACGCCGCAGCTTGCCGCCGCGCGCGTCGAGCCTGCCTCGCTGCGCGCCCTTCGCATGCCGACGCTGTTCCTCGTCGGAAGCGAAGACCAGCTGTTTCCGCCCGACCTGTTGCGGCACGCTTCCGTGCTCGTTCCGGGCGCGCGTGTCACCGAGATTCCCGATGCCGGACATTCGCCGTACATCGAGAATCCCGGTGCCTGGAACCGCGCGCTCGAAGAGTTTCTCGCCGAGCGCGGGTAA